DNA sequence from the Phycisphaerae bacterium genome:
GCCGTTCCGGTCACCTTGCCGCGTTCCTTTTCTGCCTGCTTGACCGAGATGTCCTTGGCGTGCACGTGGACCACCTTGTCGATGACCGCCTCGAGCATGTCGTAGGGATCGGAGCCCGCCAGGAAGGTGTTGCCGCAGTCGTAGTTGCACTTGATCCACGGGGAATCGACGAGGCCGAGAACCCGCTTCATGCGGTCGATTTTGCCGGTGTACGGCCCATGTTGCTCGACGCCGAGGTAAACGCCGTTTTCTTCGCAGGTCTCGGAGATCGCCCTCAGGTTGACGCGCATGATGTTATACGCCTCGGTCTCGTCGATCCACTTGGGGGGATGCATGTCCTCGCAGATCTGGACGATGTCCACGCCCAGGGCCTTGGCGTAGCGGATTCCCCGGCGGGCGTAGAGTACGCCGTACTCGGGATTCAGGAGATCGGAGTGCGAGGAGACGGCGCTGATCTTGACGCCGGCGGCGCTGCACATGTCCTTGATGAGTTGCGGATCCGTGTCCATGCTGGTCACGTGGCAGTAGCCGGCGTTCGAGAGCAGGCAGCGCCCGTCGAGGAAGCAGGGCTCCACCCACTTGTAGCCGATCTCGCCGGCTTTCTTGATCCCGTAGGCCAGGCTCTTGTCGCCGTGGCGCACGTATTCGAGGTTGATGCCGACGCCCATCCTGCCGTCACCGCCGGTGGCCTTGGATGGCCGAGCCTCGGCGGCGAGAGCGGGACCCGTGCCGCCCGCGATGCCCGCAGCGGCGCCTGCCATGCTGGCGGCGGCCATTGAACTCATCAGGAATTCCCGGCGCGGCATTCCCGTCTGGGCGTCCATCTTTCGTTCTTCTTGGATTGTGGTTGGCATGATCTTCCTCCACCGCCGCCGGCCAGCGGCACACTGGTACTCCGGTACTCCTGAGCCGCTGCGAATACGCCTGGTCAGCGATCGATGCCAGGGTGTCCGGCGCTCGTTGCAGCCTTCAGGAACCCTCAACGACCCACCGCAGGCCGTCGAGAAAAACGGGTGACCCCCGACGAACCGCGAGCTCCTTAGTCCTCCAGCCGGTGCAGCAGGATGACAGTGATGTCGTCGGGGTGCTTGCCGTTGTAGAAGAACTCGCTCAGCTCGTGACTGATATCCTGGATCGTGGCTCCGGGTGGCTGACCGAATCCGTCACAGACCATCTCGATGAACCGGGCCTCGCTGAATCGGTCGCCCTGCTGGTTGACGGCCGTGGCTACGCCGCGGGTGTAGACCGCGAGGGTCTCGCCGGGGGCAAGCTGGTCGATCTTAGAGGTGTACTCGTAGTGCTTCACCGCGCCGACCGATGGCCCGTCGGCGGTGGGCAGTTTTCGCGGCTCACCGCGGGGATCCACTATGAATGCCCCGATCTTGCCCGCCCGGCTATACTGGATCTTGCCCGATTTGGGGTCGAGCAGAAAACACATTGAATCGACCACGGCCGGCTCGTTCTCGTTGAACACCAGCCAGTTGAGCTCTCGCTCGAAGGCGTGGGGGGGGTCGTTGTGCAACATCGCCACCCGGAAGGTGGACTGGAGGCGGGCCATGGACAGGGCCAGGGAAGCTCCCGTTGCCCGCACATGACCTAGCAGAAAGCAGGTGATTTCCGTGTCCGGGCGTTTCATCACGTCGTAGACGTCTCCGGGCCGCTCCTGGCCGGAGCGGCTGTAGGCGGCCATCTGGAACTTCGTCCAGCTGATCGAGGACTTCGGGTCCAGTTGGGCCTGGATAGTCTGAGCCACACTGACTTCGGCCGCGGAGACTTCGGCCTGACGTGCCTGGCGGCCCTGAAGGATGATGTCCAGCTTGGCGGCGATGGCCGAGCCGAGGGCGGTGAGCATGTCGAGGTCGGGAATCTGGAAGCGGAGTGTCTTGGGGCGGCGGTCGACGTAGACCATCCCGAACGTGCCGTTTCGTGTGGAGAGCGGCACGGCCAGGGCCGAGCCGATGTCCTTCTCGTCGCGGATCTTGCGAACGCAGATGTGCTGGTTCCGCTCACAGCAGCGGTAGAGCAGCAGTTCGATGATTGGATTTGTGTCGCAGCTCTGACCGGACGGATATCGGCCGCTGACCACCTCCAGCTCGCCGTGCGGCTGGCGGCGGATGCCGATCCAGGCGGACCGGGCCTCGAAGACCTTGAGCAGGAGACTGATCGACCGGTCAATCAGGTCGTGAATATCCCGGCAGTGAGAGACCTCGACACCGAGGTTCGAGGCGTGGTCCAGATCGGCCTTGACCATGGTGATGCCGTCGAAGGGCCGCTTGACGATCGAACCGGGCGGCAGGGGGAACTGCTTGATTTTGGCGAGTTCCTCCGCTCCGGCGGCCACGTCTTCGACCACATGCTGGTCCAGGCCGGCGCTGAGATAGATCTTCAGCAGATAGTCGTGAAGGACGATCTCGTCGCCGTCCGTGAGCCGGGTGGCCTCGATCAGGCCGTGGCTGTTGAGCAGGAAGGTGTTGTTCGGATCCAGGTTTTCGAGGAACCAGATACCGTCGACGGTGGCGCGGATGGCCGCGTTCCGGCTGCTCACGCGCTGGTCAGGAAGATGGATGGCGCAGGAGGGATCACTCCCGACCAGAATCTCCTCGTCCTCGAAGGTAAGGTCGGCCAGGACTGAATCGCGCTCTTTGACTAGCACACGCATAGGCTACTGTCCGTCTAGCGCGTAACCACCCGCATTTCTTTGACTTCCGCCGGCCGGCTCCGTAGATTCGCTCCCCGAAGGGGCTCGGCTTTTCCGAGCTGCCCGGGAGGAGGTCAACCTTGGCCCAACGTCGAGCTCACCGGTCGTCACCGGTCATCGAGCGTCGCCTGGAGGCGCTGCGTACAAAGATACAGCAGAAGTTGCTGGATGGCTACCTCATCAACAGCCGGGTGGATCAGTACTACGCGACGGGTTTTGACGGGGAGGACGGGGCGGTGCTGATTCTGCCCCGGTCGGTGCATCTCCTCACCGATGGACGGTTCATTCAGGCCGCGGCGAAGGAGGCTCCGTGGGCAAGCGTGGTCATCCGCAGAGGGTCACTGGTGGAGACCGCCGCCCAGCTCATCAAGCGCTGTCGCCTTGTCCGTTTAGGCTTCAATCCCGGCACCATGAGCCTGCAGCTGTACCGTGATCTGGGGAAAGCCATCCGTGGCACCCGGCTGGTGCCGATGCCGGCCATGGTCCACGATCTTCGGTTGCTCAAGGACTCGACGGAAGTTGCAGCGATCGAGAAGGCGGCCGAGATCGCTGAATCGGCCTTCCTGACGGTTACCCGGCGGCTGAGGCTTGGGATGACCGAACGGCAGGTGGCCGCCGATCTCCAATGGGAGATGCTCCGGCGTGGGGCGAGCGATGTTGCCTTCCCGCTTATCGTGGCTGAGGGCCCGAACGCTTCGCTGCCCCATGCGGTGCCCGGTGACCGCCGAATCCGATCTGGCAGCCTGCTGCTCATCGATTGGGGGGCGACCTGGAGCCATTACCGGAGCGACTTGACCCGGGTAGTGTTCATCCATAAGATTCTGCCTCGCTTTCGGCGCATGTATGAGCATGTGCTGGCAGCCCAGGCGGAGGGCATACGGGCTATCCGGCCGGGTGTCCGCATGTGCGACGTGGACCGCCGGGCCCGCGGCCGGCTTAAGGCTGTCGGTCTGGACAAGAAGTTCACTCACGGTCTGGGACACGGTCTGGGGCTGGACGTGCATGAAGCCCCCCGGCTTGCCGCCAAGATGAAGGATGCCCTGAAGGCGGGTATGGTGGTGACCGTCGAGCCGGGTGTGTATTGCCCGGGGTTGGGGGGAGTTCGGATCGAGGACGATGTCCTCGTGACCGAAGGTGGTTGTCGGGTGCTGACTCGGCTGGCCAAGGACCTGGATTCCATGGTGGTATGAGACGTGATCGACACGAAGACAATTAAAGAGTTACTGGAGCTGATGGTTGAGCACGGCCTCAGTGAGATGAAGCTGAAGGACGGGGAGGACCAAATTGTTCTGCGGAAAGGTCCGACTGGAGCTCAGGTGGTGATGGCCGCACCCCTGGCGATGTCGCACCATCCCATGGCTGGGGCTTCGGTGCTGCCCGCGCCGACTGTGGTTTCGGCTGCGGTGGGGGAACCGAAGGAGGATGATGGTTTGGTGTCCATCAAGAGCCCGATGGTGGGGACCTTCTATGCGACGCCTGATCCCGAGTCTTCGCCTTTTGTGACCATCGGGTCGGAGATCGATGTCAACACGACTGTCTGCATCATTGAGGCCATGAAGGTGTTCAACGAAATCAAGGCGGAGGTGGCCGGCACCATCGAGCGCATTCTTGTGCAGAATGAACAAGCGGTAGAGTTTGGCCAGCCTCTTATGCTGGTCCGGCCCCGGAAGTGACCTGACTGTTCTTTTTGGGGCTTGATGGCCTCCGCATGACCAGGGGTGTCGAACAGGACTATGTTCTCCCGCGTACTGATAGCCAACCGAGGCGAGATCGCGCTCCGTATCATTCGGGCGTGTAAGGAGTTAGGGATTCAGACGGTCTGTGTCTTCTCTGAAGAGGACCGGGAGGCCTCCTATCTGCGCTTCGCCGACCGGACGATCTGTATCGGTTCGGGAGCGGCGATCGACAGCTACCTCAAGATTGACCGGATCATTGCGGCCGCCGAGATCGCCAACGTCGATGCGATCCACCCTGGGTATGGCTTCCTGGCCGAGAATGCCCAGTTTGCCGACGCATGTCGTGACTCCAAGATTGAGTTCATCGGACCGGAATCGAGTGCCATGCGGCTGTTGGGGGACAAGATTGAAGCCAAGAAGCTGGCCAAGAAGTCCAAAGTGCCCACGATTCCCTGGACTGAGGGATGCGTGGAAGACGACGAGGAGGCGGTTCGCTGGGCGGCGCAGGCTGGCTATCCGGTGATGATCAAGGCGGCTGGTGGCGGTGGCGGGCGCGGCATTCGGCTGGTGCACAACG
Encoded proteins:
- a CDS encoding sugar phosphate isomerase/epimerase, whose amino-acid sequence is MPTTIQEERKMDAQTGMPRREFLMSSMAAASMAGAAAGIAGGTGPALAAEARPSKATGGDGRMGVGINLEYVRHGDKSLAYGIKKAGEIGYKWVEPCFLDGRCLLSNAGYCHVTSMDTDPQLIKDMCSAAGVKISAVSSHSDLLNPEYGVLYARRGIRYAKALGVDIVQICEDMHPPKWIDETEAYNIMRVNLRAISETCEENGVYLGVEQHGPYTGKIDRMKRVLGLVDSPWIKCNYDCGNTFLAGSDPYDMLEAVIDKVVHVHAKDISVKQAEKERGKVTGTAVGCACGDGVIDWKRLIGRLKKAGFKGVLSVECGTEDESVRSLAYLNKVLKELDT
- a CDS encoding SpoIIE family protein phosphatase; its protein translation is MRVLVKERDSVLADLTFEDEEILVGSDPSCAIHLPDQRVSSRNAAIRATVDGIWFLENLDPNNTFLLNSHGLIEATRLTDGDEIVLHDYLLKIYLSAGLDQHVVEDVAAGAEELAKIKQFPLPPGSIVKRPFDGITMVKADLDHASNLGVEVSHCRDIHDLIDRSISLLLKVFEARSAWIGIRRQPHGELEVVSGRYPSGQSCDTNPIIELLLYRCCERNQHICVRKIRDEKDIGSALAVPLSTRNGTFGMVYVDRRPKTLRFQIPDLDMLTALGSAIAAKLDIILQGRQARQAEVSAAEVSVAQTIQAQLDPKSSISWTKFQMAAYSRSGQERPGDVYDVMKRPDTEITCFLLGHVRATGASLALSMARLQSTFRVAMLHNDPPHAFERELNWLVFNENEPAVVDSMCFLLDPKSGKIQYSRAGKIGAFIVDPRGEPRKLPTADGPSVGAVKHYEYTSKIDQLAPGETLAVYTRGVATAVNQQGDRFSEARFIEMVCDGFGQPPGATIQDISHELSEFFYNGKHPDDITVILLHRLED
- a CDS encoding aminopeptidase P family protein, which translates into the protein MAQRRAHRSSPVIERRLEALRTKIQQKLLDGYLINSRVDQYYATGFDGEDGAVLILPRSVHLLTDGRFIQAAAKEAPWASVVIRRGSLVETAAQLIKRCRLVRLGFNPGTMSLQLYRDLGKAIRGTRLVPMPAMVHDLRLLKDSTEVAAIEKAAEIAESAFLTVTRRLRLGMTERQVAADLQWEMLRRGASDVAFPLIVAEGPNASLPHAVPGDRRIRSGSLLLIDWGATWSHYRSDLTRVVFIHKILPRFRRMYEHVLAAQAEGIRAIRPGVRMCDVDRRARGRLKAVGLDKKFTHGLGHGLGLDVHEAPRLAAKMKDALKAGMVVTVEPGVYCPGLGGVRIEDDVLVTEGGCRVLTRLAKDLDSMVV
- the accB gene encoding acetyl-CoA carboxylase biotin carboxyl carrier protein, yielding MVEHGLSEMKLKDGEDQIVLRKGPTGAQVVMAAPLAMSHHPMAGASVLPAPTVVSAAVGEPKEDDGLVSIKSPMVGTFYATPDPESSPFVTIGSEIDVNTTVCIIEAMKVFNEIKAEVAGTIERILVQNEQAVEFGQPLMLVRPRK